The proteins below are encoded in one region of Bacteroidota bacterium:
- a CDS encoding acyl-CoA dehydrogenase family protein, with protein MAAVTPYTAPDYYLLDDLFSEELKMIRGAVRDFIDAKVMPDIEEWAQNCKCPTHLIPEIGALGIFGPSLPKEYGCAGLDEIAYGVIMQEVERADSGLRSMVSVQGSLVMYPIYRYGTEEHRRKYLPKLASGEMMGCFGLTEPDHGSNPGGMTTHFKEDGDFVILNGAKTWISNSPFADIAVVWAKDEQGKIRGLIVERGMEGFSTPEIHNKWSLRASTTGELVFDNVRVPKANLFPDVRGLKGPMSCLDSARYGIAWGAIGAAMACYDSALKYSKERIQFDKPIASFQLQQKKLAEMITEITKAQLLTYRLGQLKNEHKATSAMISMAKRNNVMMALTVAREARQMFGGMGITGEYPIMRHMMNLETVITYEGTHDIHLLITGMDITGISAFR; from the coding sequence ATGGCAGCAGTAACTCCTTATACAGCCCCTGATTATTATCTCCTCGACGACCTTTTCAGCGAAGAACTGAAAATGATCCGTGGTGCGGTGCGCGATTTTATCGACGCCAAAGTTATGCCCGACATTGAAGAATGGGCGCAGAATTGCAAATGTCCGACCCATTTGATTCCCGAAATCGGAGCCTTGGGCATCTTTGGGCCCTCATTGCCAAAGGAATACGGCTGCGCCGGATTGGATGAAATCGCCTACGGCGTGATCATGCAGGAAGTCGAGCGCGCGGACTCCGGACTTCGGTCGATGGTTTCAGTCCAAGGATCGTTGGTGATGTACCCGATTTACCGCTACGGAACCGAGGAACATCGCCGCAAATACCTTCCAAAGCTGGCTTCTGGCGAAATGATGGGCTGTTTCGGCTTGACCGAACCCGATCACGGGAGCAACCCCGGCGGCATGACGACCCACTTCAAGGAAGATGGCGACTTCGTGATCTTGAACGGTGCCAAAACCTGGATCAGCAATTCGCCATTTGCCGACATTGCGGTGGTCTGGGCCAAGGACGAGCAGGGCAAAATCCGCGGATTGATCGTGGAGCGCGGCATGGAAGGCTTCAGCACCCCTGAAATCCACAACAAGTGGTCGCTCCGCGCATCGACGACCGGCGAATTGGTATTCGACAATGTCCGTGTGCCCAAGGCGAATCTTTTCCCCGACGTACGCGGCCTAAAAGGACCGATGAGCTGTCTGGACAGCGCCCGTTACGGGATTGCTTGGGGCGCGATTGGCGCGGCCATGGCCTGCTACGACAGCGCATTGAAGTATTCCAAGGAACGCATTCAATTTGACAAGCCGATCGCGAGCTTCCAATTGCAGCAAAAGAAACTCGCCGAAATGATCACCGAGATCACCAAGGCACAGCTCCTCACATACCGCCTCGGCCAACTCAAAAATGAGCACAAGGCGACAAGTGCGATGATTTCGATGGCCAAGCGCAACAACGTGATGATGGCCTTGACCGTCGCCCGCGAAGCTCGTCAAATGTTTGGCGGCATGGGCATCACCGGCGAATACCCGATCATGCGCCACATGATGAACCTCGAAACGGTCATCACCTACGAAGGCACCCACGACATCCACTTGCTCATCACGGGCATGGACATCACTGGAATCTCGGCGTTTCGCTAG